The following DNA comes from Cheilinus undulatus linkage group 4, ASM1832078v1, whole genome shotgun sequence.
TTTGCAGTGATGAGTGACTTTGTTTAGGCTTAAAGTTACAGAATACCTCTCAAGCTACAATCATCTAGGCTTTATGCAGGTGCAGTCTTTCTATCATATCATTTTGGGTTAATGCCTTTATTGTCTCTTCTGCCTGATGGGAATTTATAGGATTGCTGTAAAAGTACTGAGCTGAACATCTGTTCTCATCCAACAGATGGAGAGCGTGTAGCCAACACCACTCTAATAGACGCTCTGCTCGATAAAGACTTCAAGCTGGTCATCAATGATGCAGTTTATAATGTCTGCGCTCCTGAAAGAGGTACAGTCATGAGTAGTCGTCATTTGTCTGCTGAACTGTCACAAATCTGGCCTGCAGGTGGAACAGACGTGATTATTTCTTCAGTTATGACTCATCCTTATCCACCTTGTTGTATATTTCTGCTGCAGTGAGTACATCTAACGAGCATGCCATGGGACTGGAGGACATGAAGCATGTTGTTCACCTGCTGCACACTGCGCTCCACCTGCCTGAACACCACCTGCTAAAAGAGAGACAGCTGCTGGAGAGACTGGACAACCTCAAACAGGAGCTGACTCCACTGGAGAAGGTAGATTGACATTTAATTGATGTTAGTTTTGTTGGACAGGTCTCTTCAAAACAGCAATGAACCCATCTTTGTATTGTTTCCTGACAGATAAAGGCACAGCTGTCCCATACAGCAGAGTTCCAAAGCTCCAAGGTCATCTGGACCGGCCTGGCTTTGCTGTCAGTGCAGGGTGGCGCTCTGGCGTGGCTGACATGGTGGGTCTATTCATGGGACGTGATGGAACCTGTCACTTACTTCATTACATATGGCACCAGCATGGGAGCCTTCGCCTACTATGTCCTCACCAAACAGGCAAGTAGACAAAAATGGTTTtgcttttttcaccttttactTTTTCGATTTATCGTTTCATGTCCATAAAATACATTGTAAAATGGTAACTTAGACTGGCAAAAACACTTCAAGCACCTTATCTGGCTCTTTGTGATGTTAATAATTTCTGCTAACTAGCACCTCTGATCCCAAACAAGGCTGTCGGAATTTACTACACAAGGCCTAGGCGTAGTTCAGCGCAAAAAATGTAGCAACAAAAACATATATGTCATCTTATGTTGCATAGTTTTGCCTCCTCACATTAACAGCAATCCCTCTTTCTTGTTTCTTTCAGGATTATGTATACCCAGAGGTTAAAGACAGACAGTTCCTGCGTTATTTTTATAAGGGTGCCAGCAAGAAGAAATTCAACGTGGAAAAATACAATGAACTGAAAGAAGAACTGGCACAGGTTTGTTGATTGAATCACTTTTTACAGTTCCAAGTTAGCTTGATAACTCATAACAGAATAAGACACTTCTAAGTTGCATACCACTGCATAAATTAacatgaaaaggtaaaaaatcttgtaaaataaattgaatGACATCAATTAGCACAAGGGAATAGGTTTTAAGCCATATAAAAGCTatgtacaaaaaaacatcaactctgGTAGGCTGCACCTTCATTCAcaacagcagtggttttcataAGATGCTAACATCATCAGCAGTATGGGTTTTTTACAGAGCCATCATAGTTGTTACATTGGCAATTACTGAAAGCTCTTACAGGAAGTACATCTTGGAATGACTGGATTGTCATTTTGTTATGAACCACAGCACTAGACAAAGACAAATTCTAACCTAAGAGTAGTAGTAGTAGGTTGATAGAAATTATGATAAGGGTGgccaaaaaaacacattgcaaactttacaaaaaaatcctgctaTGCAAATCCAGATAAAGGAAAAACTGAAACCTCACTGAAAACATAATAGTGGTGGGTGGCAAACAGGGAACATTACCATCATCTGTATAATTTCTGCCACAGAATATAATTTACAACATCGTCATAACTGGTTTAAAATGCTCACATTTTGTTGTAGTGCACACACAAGGCATAACTAATGCTGCTGTTAGCATAGCAAACTGGTATGTGACAGTCAACAGCTCTGTCTGAGTCTATTCATCAGTACGTTTCTCTCCGATACTAAAAAGCAGCCAGCATAACGTCGCCCGTTTGTCTCAGTGTAATTAATGTGAAGCAAAGTCATGTCTTTGGTAGcagcacatttttttcaatatttaaatctcaaaatacTGCAAGAAAGTTTTATTTGCATACTACAATTAGAAATACTCCCAgtattttctttcctttgttgttacatttttttcagcacagAACCTATACAAACTTGTTAATGTTAACAGGTTAGAAAATGAAGATGTAATAGAGCCTTGAAAGGTTTGAAGAgggtctttttttatttctttatttaacctttatttaaccaggttagtcccattgagatcaaagatctctttttcaagggaaaCCTGACTGTCTTGAAAAAAGGCCTTAAAAATTATTAGGTTCAATGTCAGATTTCCTGTATATACCATGTAAACACTGTAGCTCCATACACTCACCAGCACTTCTGCTAAAGCCAAGTTAaattaccctaaccctaactttGGTTAAGTGCAATTATTGTGAACAACACTTTAGGAATGCTTTACACCTCTGCaggaggaaaataaaacttgaaaCTACTGGTGCAGGGTTGTTAAACCTGCATAAGcatttaaatgctttatttatCTTTTGGTGTTGTAATACCAATCCACCACATAAAGCTTTTACATGATATACATTTTAGGCTACTGTACATCTCCCAGTCCCACTTGACGACATGGCTTTAAGCAAGTTACCTAATGTGAAGTATTACAGAAAATAACTGTTTTGCATGCATTTCAAGCCTCTAACAATTCTAATTCTCTGCCTCTCTGGCTATCACTctcaataaaaatgatttataagtGTTCTGTTTTCTATGCATCAGGTGGAGGACGACCTGAGACGTCTGAGAGATCCTACTCAACTTCAGCTACCACTTGAACCAATCCAGCCAAAGCCATAAACAAAGCCAAGCCATGAATAATGATCACTTACACTTACACActccagaaataaaaaaaaacaaaaaaaatttcctgctttattttgataaagGAGCCTTTATACCTGGACTTCATTCTGtcattctgtgttttgtttaatGTCTTGATAATAATGCTGGTGATGTctttagaaaaagaaacactgatgattatgaaaataaaagtatttccCATACAAAGAGAGAATCTCCTGCTTGTCTGATGTCTTTAATGCAGACATTGAAATTACTAGCTCTTTAAATGGTGGTGATTTGTAAACACCTTAATGCTGCAGGTAGAATAAAAACACCATGAAGGTAGAATATATACAATGTCACTCTGATTTTATTGTACATTAACACAACCATAAGACCACAAAAACACAGGACTGATGTCAGCAGATATGTTTTTCCTGAGCCATACAGTATGTTTACATACACAGTCAAGTTGAACTTTGGTTATAGATCATATGACACAGCAAGTAGTGTTTCAGGTGCACAGTACAGCTTTTAAAATACCCCATCTCCCTGAGGTACCACTTTCAATTCTGGGgtttgttgccatttttggtGCAAATACGCATTTTTATTTGGTACTGTAAACTGCCACAACACAAAGAACAGCACAAACATGAATTCCCTTTTTGATGGAGTGAGCTTTAAGACAAACAGTGTGTATTGTAGTGTCTGTACTATCTTTTATAAGAGGTGCTACTTGATCATGAACTCTTTAAGGAACATACGCATCTAGCTACTATCTGCATTGCAAAATATATTCAGAAGGAATGCAAATGTCTggctttaacatttttctttagcTTTTATAACAATCTAGAGAACCAGACTCACCTAACATTTTCAATGAACTCAACAGATAAAATCTGCCATGTGGAAACATTTCTGCTACTACAAATGTCAACCTCTACTTTCTAATGGGCCTATAACAATATAAAGTCAGCTGCCGGATAAGGTGGGTTTGTGTGATATCAAAGtaaacaagaaagacaaaattagataaaaatgctAAGACATTTTCAGTATATGGTCCCTGATATTCAGCTGATTGTATTACTTAAGAGCAGATGTATATAGGactcaataaaaacagaaaaaggacaATGCAGTCCattgaaaaacaccaaaaaccaTGGGCTTGAAATATTAGGGCCTGATCAGGCAAGAGTCCTATTGTAATCACaggcatttgttttttttttcttcaaccaCTTCTGCCAATTTTTGAGGTGTTAAACATGCACTGATTTGCATGAAAACTACCACACCTGGATCTCTGAAAAATGCAAGGTTGGTACAGATTTCAGAAACAGGCGTGTGGAATTTGCTCTAAAGGGCAAACTCCTGTGCTTTCACAGAACTCATGCTGAAAGGTAGTTTTGCCAtgatttgtgaaatttattggGCAGATGCAGCTTAGGGAGATCTAAAAAATCCAGTTGGACCATGTCTCCAACTCAAACAAGATAGCTACAATTTGGATGTCTTTGGCCATTTCCAGGGTTCATACTTGGGTGACTATATGTGAAACCACATTCAGGTCTACTGAAATATGCTGTGCTGAGGTGGTAGGCCTGCTGGATTGTAATGCATCTCATCTCAACACTAGTCGCACTTAACTAAATGAAACATTTGTTGTGTGAAGTACTTCCTCTGCTGTTTCCCCCAAAGGCCGAGTTCCTCTCAAGTTCATAATGTTGCAGTGTAACGGGAGCACTTTATGCACAAGTTCCTGAGATTTAAATCTTAACATTGAGAATTAATAATAGGTGAGCTTGCCAACCACTGTACTTTTATCAATGCAAAAATGTGGCTTTTAGAAGCAAGTATAATTGGTCCAACTGAATCATTGCCCAGCTGTGAACGTATTAGATTGCATTATCTACTTTTTGTCCATATTCATACAAGAGCCAGGATAATCATGCAAAACCAGGTTCAGTGGGTCAAAGGAGCCAGGCCTGCATCATGTTTTACTACACTTCCTTTTACCCTGCAGTGTAATACGGCTACAGATGTTTTCCTGGTGTTCAGTCTTTGTTATGGAAATGCAAAAGTCGGATACATCAACCACATTTTCACCCTGCCAGGAGCTCTTTTTGAGAACACAATGAAAAACCGAAACCACTATTTTTAAGGAGATGAGGTTTCAGGAATAAAGGCCGGGgatattcatatttttaggaacatgtttttcctgttgttttatAACCCCTGTAAATACTCGACTGTCTGATTGTTCAATGCTTTTGTGAAAAGTAGTGTTCATGATTGAATTATAGTGTTCATGAGCAAATGCAGGCTAAAGAAATACATAAAAGCATAATTTCTTAAAACCCAACAATAATTAAGATAAAACCAgc
Coding sequences within:
- the LOC121508545 gene encoding calcium uniporter protein, mitochondrial-like, with amino-acid sequence MASVRAVGKVAARLFESVQPLHCALKTTRPVAFQRQVHQRLPLNGSHQALFYSTALPSCDVSLRNKYGRLVLEVPLPSRNENCLFYLRPMLMSVGDLITDLQREDPGVSAAILSKDGERVANTTLIDALLDKDFKLVINDAVYNVCAPERVSTSNEHAMGLEDMKHVVHLLHTALHLPEHHLLKERQLLERLDNLKQELTPLEKIKAQLSHTAEFQSSKVIWTGLALLSVQGGALAWLTWWVYSWDVMEPVTYFITYGTSMGAFAYYVLTKQDYVYPEVKDRQFLRYFYKGASKKKFNVEKYNELKEELAQVEDDLRRLRDPTQLQLPLEPIQPKP